In Streptomyces sp. NBC_01439, the following are encoded in one genomic region:
- a CDS encoding GNAT family N-acetyltransferase: MGRRLVPLTLDNLQDLPRRCRSCVFWELDPVSGEAAVKAGTPTQEKEAWISAVLLEWGSCGRVVYVDEVPVGFVLYAPPAYVPRATAFPTSPVSPDAVQLITAWIMPGYQGQGLGRVMVQTVAKDLLRRGFRAIEAFGDAHWEGPACLLPADHLLAVGFKTVRPHPVHPRLRLELRSTLSWKEDVELALDRLLGAARKEPALRPL, translated from the coding sequence ATGGGTCGTCGGCTGGTACCGCTCACGCTGGACAACCTCCAGGACCTGCCCCGTCGTTGCCGGTCCTGTGTGTTTTGGGAGTTGGACCCGGTCAGTGGTGAGGCCGCGGTGAAGGCGGGTACTCCCACCCAGGAGAAGGAGGCGTGGATCTCCGCCGTCCTGTTGGAGTGGGGATCCTGCGGCCGAGTGGTCTATGTGGACGAGGTCCCGGTGGGCTTCGTCCTCTATGCGCCGCCGGCGTACGTGCCGCGGGCCACCGCCTTTCCGACCAGCCCGGTCTCGCCCGATGCCGTCCAGCTGATCACTGCATGGATCATGCCGGGGTACCAGGGCCAGGGGCTGGGGCGGGTCATGGTCCAGACGGTGGCCAAGGACCTGCTGCGGCGGGGCTTCCGGGCGATCGAGGCGTTCGGGGACGCGCACTGGGAGGGCCCGGCGTGCCTGCTGCCGGCCGACCACCTGCTCGCGGTGGGCTTCAAGACGGTCCGCCCGCACCCGGTGCATCCGCGGCTGCGGCTGGAACTCCGCTCGACGCTGTCGTGGAAGGAAGACGTGGAGCTGGCACTGGACCGGCTGCTGGGTGCGGCGCGCAAGGAGCCGGCGCTCCGGCCGCTGTGA
- a CDS encoding ParB/RepB/Spo0J family partition protein: MSERRRGLGRGLGALIPAAPQEKTPPVISAATTSPSAVPTMASERGVAAAKLAALVQADVSRETSLAVVPVAEPEPQSEPESDVVAGATFAELPMDAITPNPRQPREVFDEDALAELVTSIQEVGLLQPVVVRQSAPGRYELIMGERRWRACREAGLEAIPAIIRATDDEKLLLDALLENLHRAQLNPLEEAAAYDQLLKDFNCTHDQLADRIGRSRPQVSNTLRLLKLSPSVQRRVAAGVLSAGHARALLSVEDSEEQDKLAHRIVAEGLSVRAVEEIVTLMASEPSSAVKPRGPRAGARVAPALSELATRLSDRFETRVKVDLGQKKGKITVEFASMEDLERILGTLAPGEGRVLDQGLAGE, encoded by the coding sequence GTGAGTGAGCGACGTAGGGGTCTGGGGCGGGGGCTCGGTGCGCTGATCCCCGCGGCTCCGCAGGAGAAGACGCCGCCGGTGATCAGCGCCGCGACGACGTCCCCGTCGGCGGTGCCGACGATGGCTTCGGAGCGTGGGGTGGCGGCGGCGAAGCTCGCTGCGCTCGTACAGGCCGATGTTTCACGTGAAACATCGCTTGCGGTTGTGCCGGTGGCCGAACCCGAGCCCCAGTCCGAGCCGGAGAGCGATGTGGTGGCGGGGGCGACGTTCGCCGAGCTCCCGATGGACGCGATCACGCCGAACCCGCGCCAGCCGCGCGAGGTGTTCGACGAGGACGCGCTTGCCGAGCTGGTGACCTCCATCCAGGAGGTGGGCCTGCTCCAGCCGGTGGTGGTGCGGCAGTCGGCCCCCGGTCGCTATGAGCTGATCATGGGTGAGCGGCGCTGGCGTGCCTGCCGCGAGGCCGGGCTGGAGGCCATTCCGGCGATCATTCGGGCGACGGACGACGAGAAGCTGCTGCTGGACGCGCTGCTGGAGAACCTGCATCGGGCTCAGCTGAACCCGTTGGAAGAAGCGGCGGCCTACGACCAGCTGCTCAAGGACTTCAACTGCACGCACGACCAGTTGGCCGACCGGATCGGGCGCTCGCGTCCCCAGGTGTCGAACACGCTGCGACTGCTCAAGCTGTCCCCTTCGGTACAGCGTCGGGTCGCCGCGGGAGTGCTGTCGGCCGGACACGCGCGTGCGCTGCTCTCGGTGGAGGACTCTGAGGAGCAGGACAAGCTGGCGCACCGGATCGTGGCCGAGGGGCTGTCGGTGCGTGCGGTCGAGGAGATCGTGACGCTGATGGCCTCGGAGCCGTCGAGTGCGGTGAAGCCGAGGGGCCCGCGTGCGGGTGCCCGGGTGGCCCCGGCGCTCAGCGAGCTGGCGACGCGGCTGTCGGACCGGTTCGAGACGCGGGTGAAGGTGGATCTGGGCCAGAAGAAGGGCAAGATCACCGTTGAGTTCGCCTCGATGGAGGATCTGGAGCGGATTTTGGGGACGCTGGCACCGGGCGAGGGTCGGGTGCTGGATCAGGGTCTCGCCGGGGAGTGA
- the trxA gene encoding thioredoxin has protein sequence MAGTLKNVTDADFDEQVLRSDKPVLVDFWAAWCGPCRQIAPSLEAIAAEYGDQIEIVKLNIDENPATAAKYGVMSIPTLNVYQSGEVAKTIVGAKPKAAILRDLSEFVEVKTA, from the coding sequence GTGGCCGGCACCCTCAAGAACGTGACCGACGCTGACTTCGACGAGCAGGTCCTCAGGAGCGACAAGCCCGTACTGGTGGACTTCTGGGCCGCCTGGTGCGGACCGTGCCGCCAGATCGCGCCGTCCCTCGAGGCCATCGCTGCCGAGTACGGCGACCAGATCGAGATCGTCAAGCTCAACATCGACGAGAACCCGGCCACGGCAGCGAAGTACGGCGTCATGTCCATCCCGACGCTGAACGTCTACCAGAGCGGCGAGGTCGCCAAGACCATCGTCGGCGCGAAGCCGAAGGCCGCCATCCTGCGCGACCTCTCCGAGTTCGTCGAGGTCAAGACCGCCTGA